A window of the Cellvibrio sp. pealriver genome harbors these coding sequences:
- a CDS encoding glycoside hydrolase family 5 protein has translation MSRLQALLLSIVLPALASGTSWAGCLDKTRLTGVNLAGAEFNTKKLPGVVFKDYIYPNSKEITYIAAQGANIIRLPFRWERLQPSLGGSFDAAELKRIQTVVEQAQQNDLCVLLDVHNYAKYYADPITTPQAQEAFVQLWVRLAEQLNNPDYVALGLMNEPAHIPLATWAALAKRTLAALRAAGSTHLVMVGGGSWNGLHSWFHKHDGLSNAEAFAGLKDPLKRSVIEVHQYADTYYSGMAQDCYPPDHFNARFERIGQWAQENGLTLFLGEFGMAATEGCMQTLERFLQLMKGNEWKGWSYWAAGSWWGTYPFALNTNADTPSPQWAPLKNQFYRGDDLSPPQAPGEAPQ, from the coding sequence ATGAGCAGGCTCCAGGCATTGCTATTGAGCATCGTTTTGCCAGCACTGGCCTCTGGCACAAGCTGGGCGGGCTGCCTGGATAAAACCCGGCTCACCGGCGTGAATCTCGCGGGTGCCGAGTTCAATACCAAAAAACTGCCGGGCGTTGTGTTTAAGGATTACATCTATCCCAACAGCAAAGAGATCACCTACATCGCCGCCCAGGGTGCCAACATCATTCGCCTGCCGTTTCGCTGGGAACGCTTGCAACCAAGCCTTGGGGGCAGTTTTGATGCCGCTGAACTCAAGCGCATCCAAACTGTGGTAGAGCAGGCACAACAGAATGATCTGTGCGTGCTGCTGGATGTCCATAACTACGCCAAATACTACGCAGATCCCATTACTACGCCGCAAGCGCAGGAGGCTTTTGTCCAGCTATGGGTACGGCTGGCAGAGCAATTGAACAACCCCGATTATGTTGCCTTGGGGCTGATGAATGAACCGGCGCATATCCCGCTGGCGACTTGGGCAGCATTGGCGAAACGCACGCTGGCGGCCTTGCGCGCGGCTGGCTCCACCCACTTGGTGATGGTCGGAGGTGGTAGCTGGAACGGATTACATAGCTGGTTTCATAAACACGATGGGCTCTCTAACGCCGAAGCATTCGCAGGGCTGAAAGATCCACTCAAGCGCAGCGTGATTGAAGTACATCAATATGCCGACACCTACTACTCCGGTATGGCGCAGGACTGCTATCCCCCCGACCACTTTAATGCGCGCTTTGAACGCATTGGCCAATGGGCACAGGAAAACGGGCTGACATTATTCCTTGGCGAATTTGGTATGGCGGCAACCGAAGGCTGCATGCAAACCCTGGAACGCTTTCTGCAGTTGATGAAAGGCAACGAGTGGAAAGGCTGGAGTTACTGGGCCGCCGGTAGTTGGTGGGGCACTTATCCCTTTGCACTCAACACCAACGCCGATACCCCATCGCCCCAGTGGGCACCATTGAAAAACCAGTTTTATCGCGGTGATGACCTGAGCCCGCCACAGGCTCCCGGTGAAGCACCGCAATGA